ttacaaccctataaagatacaaaaagaagcattcaatacttataattacattttttagctaggataatgaaaacacgatttttatcaatttcttatttaattcacctgtgcactatATTGCGGAACctcgtgttatcatgaatgataagttttattgtgcaatgcaattgcttacggaataacaagtgctgtgcagttagccaatcagaataacgtattataaataatgaaaaatacatctaatgtaattatatgtatataacatactcgtaatatttagtttgcttttaatttactgataacaaaatcaatagttatacatttaacaataaaaacaatattcaatgatcttattacagtgttgaattggtaacctttcagaataagtttatttaaaggagcgataagtttacaaggatcatttctaaatttcaggTCACGGTtcacatttccgtaaaaataaggatgtgctatcccgtttgaaataagttttctataggtacaaccaaactccaaaatcaaatctttatatctatgggaaaatttagtaaatgttttatgtaatttatggtaacgatattcttggtttaataatttaccagtaatacatagattgcgttcgttaaaatctaaaacattacAGTAGACATGGGCATAGCAAACGaactgtgaaatataaacaccgtaagatggtgccaaaggaacatcaccatctaaaaaaggaaaattaacaatagggaacgaaaaagTGTCccttttgtcataaattttagtgtggagtttcccgtttaaaaccgaaatatctttatccaggaaaggacagttattattgtttaaatttgatttatttaaatttttgaaacagttaaaaaaaaagtctgctattaaaggggcacaattAGTGTCCATGGAgatacctacaacctgtcgataaacttttttgacgaaacgtacataaatagTATCAATGAGAAACTTAACAGCTTCAATCATCTCATCTcacctccagtaagtatatctagcatatttacctttctcgttagagaagaaggctttaaatgagttgcaACAAATGTACATTTGCATTCAGCTTTACCAAACGACCATTTGATTAAATAGATAAACTTTGGTTTAATAAGATAGTGTGAAAGTGTAgtgttaagatttttttacactctaaaaatagtttataccactatgttcatatattttattacaatagtttatgataagcttgcaaagttgtctcattgcaatTTACcacatttttctacttttttacaTATGGCTGTGCTCAAATGAATATTGTTTAGGGAACAAACATTTAACTTTAATGGGGTGGGGAGGGGTTATTGGTTTTTTCTgagtcagttttttttaatagtttttcgaCGCTttctatcaaaatttaaacattttaaaatatgggGAAAACTGCTCGACCAGAATATTTGTGTCATCAAATAGGGGAACAGAATATTGTTTCAAGGGAAAAGCCGTACGCCCCTTACATAACGAATATTTGCTTTATGAAATCCATGTCATTATGTAAACATAAAGATTGCTAATATCACGTAAATTTATTGTATTCAATCAACATCAAGATACGTATGTTTTCATTGATACAATAGTTGTACCTTCTTTGAAAGCTTCACCATGTTTACAGAGGCGTGGACATATTTGATATCTCAAAATATGCCTAGCCCCGGGACCCCGCAATTTATAAGATGTGGCAACCAATAATATATGCAAATGAACGATGTACATGATACGTAATACCGTATCATTAAACTAGTATAATGCATTGGATTCGGTCTCCAAAAACTACTTTATTTTCACAGTTGAAATCTCTGAAGATTTAGTTTTTTACTATCATTTTCAACTTTTCAAAAAAGCACAAATTGTGCAGGTTAAAAATAGAACCATGTCTAATATCATTGCACAGAGatttttcttattcttattaAAGTATTATTTCTCTAGCCCTCTTGGCTCATTCAAGTTATCTTTTCTATAACTCtaatatttatttcttcatttagACAAGTATAAAGATGTATATTAATCATTCACTATCCATTCATAAACCAAGTAAGAAGTAAACtgtacattttcattttacatcATGTTCATGAACATTAAAATTGTAATTCCAATTTAGAATTGTTTCATTCAAAGGGTTACATAGCAATGAAAGAGAAAGCTATAATACTCTTTAAGGTCATTGAAAATATACGGACAACATGCAAACTGTCCAGAGGTTAAATTTTGACCTaatagagtggggtgctcattttcgccacatcttttcatgttttctacagtttatgtaCAAGTCTTAATgttttttgaagtatactgatatttctatatgaagataacctcaaatgcaaaatattcttaagcttgaaaacgtgtttgtttgaatataatcatctgaaaagttaggTTAAAaggtgtttgaaatttcctgattttttgtcaatgggggacacatattcgccgtttttacacatttatttaaaaccaaataaccgcagctttaaacaacattgatcaaatcaatttcattctagatgaatagcagacatttcaaaggtgttaagaactgaaatttagggcattcagtcaaagaattacttagaaatacttctttgaattcgtgtttttttttttaggaaattgGCCGAAAATCGTTCTCCGTTTTTCGGTCCTTTTCAGTAGGTGCCGCAATTTTgtctcagtttaaaaaaataatcatatttgttatataatatcatttacCAGTATATGTCTTCCATTTCAGCCATCCTTTGGAGTTTTTACACCTCGGAGtccaaatcatataaaaatatcgaAATTGTGTCCACGGCGAATATGGGCGCCCCACTCTATgtgataaattttctttaaattaacaTCTCACCTTAAATCATATTTGCTTTCGATGCGTTCATTTACTGAATCTAAAAATACATCTGTTTTTAAAGGCTCCACCTCCTTTGGTTCTTCAGGATGATAAATATCATCTAGCAATTCAAATTCTTTCGCTAGAGATTTGTGGTTAAGAAAGAATGTAACATCATGTTTATCTCTCAAAATCTGCTCGTATCTTTCCTGTATCGAACTATATTCACTGTGTGATTTTTCTAACTTTGCCACATTGTATAACAATTGTTGTTTCTCAAAGACCAGAAAGTCTGAGGCATTTGTTACGTTAATTTTGGCAATTGATTCGATTATTCTAATCAAATCTTGAGATACTTTATTTACTTCTTTGATAAAGTTATCGGTACCAGTTTCAATGTCTGCTTGCTTCGTTGTTTTGAAATCTTCGATTAAATCAGATAAAGTCTTAACGTTATCTTTGATATGTTTAAGACGTTTCTTTACATCCTCACGCGCTTTTCCAGCAACTTCCGCTATATTGGTTATCGTATGACCCGTGTGTTCAGACGTGACGCATTGACTGCATATTAGACATTCACAGTCCCGACAATAATAAGTAAATTCTATATTGTGATGTTCACATACCAGTTTGTGTATCAGAGTTGAGCGATCAATATTATGCGAATCTGTGATTGTATGGCGCTTCGTTGCTggaaatttttcatgaaacgaTTTACATGATTGACATAGAAATTGGTGGCATTCATAGCAAAATACCTTTGCAATGTCTTCCTTACAAATATCACATTTACTGACAGCTACTTGCTCCATTTGATTGCAATTGATCTTGATACCGGAAGTAAATATCTTCAAATTATTTCTAACATGGCGTCGATCTTAAAGGTGATTTAAACTATGCCACTTTGAATAAGTTACGTTTATCAGTTAAATTTAAATAGACAGAATATATACCTGTTACGAGATCGTTTGTTGTCAAATAACGATACccatattttaaaactaatttgtACTAGTTACAACAAATCCCAAAGTTGAATCGATCATGGTCAGTACTAGTAAGCGGCCGGGGTGTTTACCAGTGTTGTCACGGCGATCTTTCATTGAAGTCTCTTATGCTGGTATTTTAACAtgattataaatttgatactgaaaaacatgaattattttaattttgatacatgtttattttatctaaaattagAATTAATTGTACAAATtgcaataatatttataatatttgaaactGAACTTTCGATCTCTCCAATTTCTTggaaatatgattttaaataaggtGTTACCATACTACCTTAAACTAACTGCGAGTTGTtctgtatttattatttgttttgttataattggACCCTAAAGTGAATAAATATTACTActgtaaacagttatcaaacgtaccagatttataatttaatacatcagacgcgcgtttcatctgcataagactcgtcagtaaACTCAGAAtagtcagtggcggatccagaacttttcctaagggggggggcgctccagtcatgcttcaatgattccctatataatcaaccaattttttcccacgaaaggggggggggggggccaaggcccccctggatccgcctatgataGTTTGAGTGTATTTATTAG
This Mytilus trossulus isolate FHL-02 chromosome 14, PNRI_Mtr1.1.1.hap1, whole genome shotgun sequence DNA region includes the following protein-coding sequences:
- the LOC134697621 gene encoding transcription intermediary factor 1-beta-like; the protein is MEQVAVSKCDICKEDIAKVFCYECHQFLCQSCKSFHEKFPATKRHTITDSHNIDRSTLIHKLVCEHHNIEFTYYCRDCECLICSQCVTSEHTGHTITNIAEVAGKAREDVKKRLKHIKDNVKTLSDLIEDFKTTKQADIETGTDNFIKEVNKVSQDLIRIIESIAKINVTNASDFLVFEKQQLLYNVAKLEKSHSEYSSIQERYEQILRDKHDVTFFLNHKSLAKEFELLDDIYHPEEPKEVEPLKTDVFLDSVNERIESKYDLSYRRKTERKEKRVASTQKNSGKRQTVNLCPVDEESIHSKMVSVAIEIGNEESEYALSLVNS